The genomic segment TACCGAAACCCTATTCGTTGTGGATGCCATGACAGGTCAGGATGCTGTAAATACGGCTAAAACCTTCCATGAACGTATAAATTTTGACGGAGTTGTCTTAACCAAATTAGATGGTGATACCCGTGGAGGTGCGGCATTATCTATCAATTACGAAGTCAGCAAGCCGATTAAGTTTGTGAGTCGTGGTGAAAAGTTAGACACTTTGGATGTTTTTCATCCGGAAAGGATGGCCAATCGTATTTTGGGGATGGGTGATATTGTGTCCTTTGTGGAAAAAGCACAGGAACAATTTGATAAAGAAAAAGCGGCCAAGCTTCAGAAAAAAATCCGTAAGAATCAGTTTGACTTCAATGACTTTTTAAGTCAGCTGGGGCAGATAAAAAAGATGGGTAACATCAAGGACTTAGTAGGTATGATACCCGGTATGGGCAAAGCTATAAAAGATGTAGATATAGATGACCAGCAATTTGTTAAGCTGGAGGCCATGATACAGTCGATGACACCTGAGGAGCGTGAAAATCCGGAATTACTGAATGGAAACAGAAGGAAGCGGGTAGCTGACGGAAGCGGAAACAGTATACAGGAAGTCAATCAGTTCATTAAGCAGTTTGATGAGATGAAGAAGATGATGAAGACCATGAACAAGATGGGCAATCCCGGAAAAATGTTAAAAGGCATGCCAAATATCGGCAAGCAATAAAACAAAAAAGGAACTTTACACGGGCATATTGTGTATAAAGATATGCATGGGGCTGACCGGTATCGACAGGTTGGTTCGGTGTATGTAAGCATGCCGAGCATTGTATGTTAAGCTCGTAAATCCTAATGTACAAACACTTCAAATGGCGAGAATAACTACGCCATGGCTGCTTAATACCAATTTGTATTAAGTGCCATTGCTCCCGGAAAGTTTTTTTTCGGTATCTTTTCAAGGGGAGTATCGAATCAACCGAAATAGTTTGGCGGGTTGTTCCACCCAAAGAATGAAACAAATAGGAACTTACGGTGTATGCCGGTGGGCTGCTTTACCTACATATACCCGACAATTAAATAGCAGATAAGCATGTAGAAAGCATATGTCAGCTTTCTCTGGACGAGGGTTCGAATCCCT from the Chitinophagaceae bacterium genome contains:
- a CDS encoding signal recognition particle protein yields the protein MFDNLSERLEGAFKTLKGKGSISEINIATTLKEIRRALVDADVNFKTAKSFTEKVKEKALGEKVLTAVQPGQLMVKIVKDELTELMGGNASDINLEGKPSIVLISGLQGSGKTTFSAKLANFIKNKKNRSVLMVAGDVYRPAAIKQLQILGEQVGIEVFTEEGNTNPVDIAKKGLAYAKERGLQTVIIDTAGRLAVDEAMMTEISTLKRELNPTETLFVVDAMTGQDAVNTAKTFHERINFDGVVLTKLDGDTRGGAALSINYEVSKPIKFVSRGEKLDTLDVFHPERMANRILGMGDIVSFVEKAQEQFDKEKAAKLQKKIRKNQFDFNDFLSQLGQIKKMGNIKDLVGMIPGMGKAIKDVDIDDQQFVKLEAMIQSMTPEERENPELLNGNRRKRVADGSGNSIQEVNQFIKQFDEMKKMMKTMNKMGNPGKMLKGMPNIGKQ